The Euwallacea similis isolate ESF13 unplaced genomic scaffold, ESF131.1 scaffold_52, whole genome shotgun sequence genome window below encodes:
- the LOC136418966 gene encoding odorant receptor 30a-like has protein sequence MIIHPKCENLRIALKGCFMLGILPSEFMFPENKKMRSAYDVYSNIILVYWAVFIVTAYIELYLILNENPIKKDLMSLNLCVTLLHTVIFCRRLIIRISPSFTKMIKTIIEDEMKGDLIDDELIQKLDRENIENTNWKCEIYIYLLTIVSLMYFMKAIIVGPVEKTYGNSTKILRELPLSSWFPFDVQEHYKCIGGIVGANSVIVIDNLVISLILYPCRQLKKLDHLLRNFQDFKRKYQTLNAIEDEKTAAFLFFKYLIVRHENVIQYVNIYNKNMAYPMVLDFIQGSIQIATSLTRVSGNEITLVLIASVTMFSISMLLRLCLYYYYADELLILNQKLTHSIWESNWPDETPKIKFMILIFIMRVQKPLAFTIGPFGVMSIQSFISMNYQRIINEHEGQQKLTLL, from the exons ATGATC ATACACCCCAAATGCGAAAACTTGAGAATAGCCCTAAAAGGGTGCTTTATGTTGGGGATTTTGCCGTCGGAGTTCATGTTTCCAGAAAATAAGAAGATGCGAAGCGCTTATGACGTCTATTCCAACATAATACTTGTTTATTGGGCCGTATTCATAGTCACGGCATACATAGAATTATACTTGATCCTGAACgaaaatcccattaaaaaagatttgaTGTCTTTGAATCTATGTGTTACCTTGTTACACACCGTTATTTTCTGTAGGCGATTGATAATACGAATAAGTCCCAGCTTCACGAAAATGATCAAGACAATTATTGAAGATGAAATGAAGGGAGACCTTATTGATGATGAATTG ATTCAAAAACTCGATAGAGAGAATATTGAAAACACCAATTGGAAATGTGAAATCTACATTTACCTCTTGACTATCGTGAGTTTGATGTATTTCATGAAAGCTATTATAGTTGGACCCGTTGAAAAAACATATGGTAATTCGACCAAGATTTTAAGAGAATTGCCTTTATCCTCTTGGTTTCCTTTTGATGTACAAGAGCACTATAAG TGTATAGGTGGTATAGTGGGAGCTAATTCTGTAATAGTCATCGATAACCTCGTGATCAGTTTAATTCTTTATCCTTGCAGGCAGCTAAAAAAGCTAGACCATTTGCTCAggaattttcaggattttaaacggaaatatcaaactttgaaTGCCATTGAGGACGAGAAAACGGCtgctttcttattttttaaatacctcaTTGTCAGACACGAGAATGTTATTCA atATGTTAACATCTATAACAAGAACATGGCCTATCCTATGGTGTTGGATTTTATTCAGGGCTCAATTCAAATTGCCACGTCTTTAACGCGAGTCTCAGGG aACGAAATCACATTAGTGTTAATAGCATCTGTAACTATGTTCTCGATAAGCATGTTGCTAAGGCTTTGTTTGTATTATTACTATGCCGATGAACTCTTGATTCTC AATCAGAAATTGACCCATTCAATTTGGGAAAGTAATTGGCCAGACGAGActcctaaaatcaaattcatgattttgatttttatcatgAGAGTTCAGAAACCTCTTGCCTTTACGATTGGTCCATTTGGTGTGATGTCGATACAGTCCTTTATCTCT ATGAACTATCAAAGGATAATAAATGAGCACGAAGGTCAGCAGAAGTTGACTTTACTCTAA